The Bradysia coprophila strain Holo2 chromosome X unlocalized genomic scaffold, BU_Bcop_v1 contig_185, whole genome shotgun sequence genome window below encodes:
- the LOC119068434 gene encoding zinc finger HIT domain-containing protein 1, producing the protein MNRESGRIKDADKKRVLDDASRKRRARKALEALEQDNFHDDPHADLVMSKKVPKFQDNLDQSKNRKIKRRTADYMKAKYRKNFMQLLEEDKQIQADDPNYCTAQVGPSSKPDRHFCAVCGFPSTYTCTSCGTRYCSVRCLGTHQDTRCLKWTA; encoded by the coding sequence ATGAACCGTGAATCCGGACGCATCAAAGATGCCGATAAGAAGCGTGTTCTTGACGATGCATCGCGAAAGCGTCGAGCACGCAAAGCACTCGAAGCTCTCGAACAGGACAATTTCCATGACGACCCGCATGCCGATTTAGTGATGTCCAAGAAAGTGCCAAAATTTCAAGACAATTTGGATCaatcgaaaaaccgtaaaatCAAACGAAGAACGGCCGATTACATGAAGGCAAAGTATCgtaaaaatttcatgcaactTTTGGAAGAGGACAAACAAATCCAAGCCGACGATCCGAATTACTGTACCGCTCAAGTTGGACCGTCCAGTAAGCCAGATCGACATTTTTGCGCCGTATGCGGATTTCCATCCACTTATACGTGCACTTCATGCGGTACTCGGTACTGTAGCGTAAGGTGCTTAGGTACACATCAAGATACACGTTGTCTTAAATGGACTGCATAA
- the LOC119068435 gene encoding general transcription factor IIH subunit 5 encodes MVNLLKGVLVECDPAMKQFLLHLDETLALGRKFIFHDLDDTHLFISPDIVEVLQAKFDDMMDQISFPLHEKTN; translated from the exons ATGGTAAACCTGTTAAAAGGTGTATTAGTTGAATG TGACCCGGCTATGAAACAATTTCTACTACATTTAGATGAGACGCTAG CACTTGGCCGCAAATTCATTTTCCACGACCTTGACGACACACATTTGTTCATTTCACCCGATATTGTGGAGGTACTTCAAGCGAAATTCGATGATATGATGGATCAGATCAGTTTTCCACTGCACGAGAAGACCAActaa
- the LOC119068431 gene encoding uncharacterized protein LOC119068431, with the protein MGGCRCTFRNCDNSTQNNPSMHFFHFPFRDIQRCEKWAEYSNNLAFLQLPISQLRNKVVCETHFKEPCFMNIKHERLTKFAIPTLLRAKSGEIVDLQIDQSNPTIYDVQKVKTSKHYEPPTYNSTVKLLNNRASKVQSASALREEPTASDNFVEAATFEFADQCQEEDLNESVEISEQTIIESEADEPTLLNGITLTKVDINRFDPDCESDAAPTYTKLKRKIQPAVKSKIQNDRAISKDIAVKVDYDEPEIEYLEFAPKRPKLFETDNLVDKSIFSDTMEKQKKEIADLKKIISDKLDKLEDSVASKQSALLLQQTPLTQNANDKPSRNTIEAGPTKTKIQLFNGIKKYLNPSMVALLRMEMFGDTDRQYKSDEKSLAVELLNVQSNIYEYMRSELRFRLPPKKDAESWAKEMSENGREIDWEDEF; encoded by the coding sequence ATGGGTGGCTGCCGCTGCACCTTTCGAAACTGTGACAACAGTACGCAGAACAATCCGTCAATGCACTTCTTTCACTTTCCATTTCGCGATATACAGCGATGTGAAAAATGGGCCGAATATTCCAATAATTTGGCATTTCTTCAATTGCCAATCAGTCAGCTTCGTAACAAAGTTGTGTGCGAAACTCACTTCAAAGAGCCGTGCTTCATGAACATCAAACACGAACGTCTCACTAAATTTGCCATTCCAACATTGCTCCGAGCAAAGAGTGGCGAAATAGTTGATCTGCAAATCGATCAATCAAACCCAACCATTTACGATGTTCAAAAGGTCAAAACAAGCAAGCATTACGAACCACCAACATACAATTCAACAGTCAAACTGCTGAACAATAGAGCGAGCAAAGTTCAATCAGCGAGTGCCCTGCGGGAAGAACCAACCGCTTCCGATAACTTCGTTGAGGCAGCAACGTTTGAGTTTGCGGATCAATGTCAAGAGGAAGACCTGAACGAGTCGGTCGAAATCAGCGAGCAAACGATCATCGAAAGTGAAGCCGATGAGCCTACACTTTTGAACGGAATAACGCTGACGAAAGTCGACATTAATCGTTTCGATCCGGATTGTGAAAGTGATGCAGCACCAACGTATACGaaattaaaaaggaaaattcagcCAGCAGTGAaaagcaaaattcaaaatgatcgTGCAATCAGCAAAGATATTGCAGTTAAAGTAGACTATGATGAGCctgaaattgaatatttgGAATTCGCACCAAAACGTCCAAAACTCTTTGAAACAGACAATTTGGTGGATAAGTCAATTTTCTCGGACACAATGGAAAAGCAAAAGAAGGAAATTGCCGACCTCAAGAAAATCATCTCCGATAAATTGGACAAACTGGAGGACTCAGTGGCTTCAAAGCAATCAGCATTGTTACTGCAACAAACACCGCTCACACAAAACGCAAACGACAAACCATCCCGGAATACAATCGAAGCTGGAccaacgaaaacgaaaattcaacTCTTCAATGGAATCAAAAAGTATCTAAACCCATCGATGGTCGCTCTGCTGAGAATGGAAATGTTCGGAGATACGGATCGTCAATATAAATCGGATGAGAAGTCGCTGGCCGTGGAATTGCTTAACGTTCAGAGCAACATTTACGAATACATGCGATCGGAGCTACGATTCCGTTTGCCACCGAAGAAGGACGCGGAAAGCTGGGCGAAAGAGATGAGTGAAAATGGTAGGGAAATCGATTGGGAGGATGAATTTTAG
- the LOC119068432 gene encoding uncharacterized protein LOC119068432 produces MSLVAYGNSSDEDSDDYDSSDEKQEDKSSSSNSTAKEPVISATAEPAGIASTLALKLPSPKKQTSNSVIEEDDEFLHKKAVPTEPPPKPPVKRGTVQITIPALPKQDEPKLNKKEKFIGAQPNRPAGLLNLLPKPTFGSFSKKATSIATDAHASTATAKTKQSNGFIPHSVAKVAATSKKIIQKPATNDDGNSGSDSSDDDDYFSFHTETKLPEVSQQEINAMVAKKAADMKTATTTYLQSMERQNVDIEAESVENVSEQSRIDDEALAALCGAKRARRGDGPSVVIELTGDQVLPNRDEWLRNQLQSTTEYQPRGLVDEEPAAGTRKKHQITYLAHQAKANEQELQAMWAANRHTRRQTQNKYGF; encoded by the coding sequence ATGTCCCTGGTAGCATACGGAAACAGTAGCGATGAAGATAGTGATGATTATGATTCATCCGACGAGAAGCAGGAAGATAAATCGAGCTCAAGTAATTCCACTGCAAAGGAACCAGTTATATCAGCGACTGCAGAGCCAGCAGGTATTGCGTCAACATTAGCACTGAAACTTCCATCGCCGAAAAAACAGACGAGCAATAGTGTGATAGAAGAAGATGACGAATTCCTGCACAAAAAAGCTGTGCCCACAGAACCACCACCGAAACCTCCAGTCAAACGCGGCACTGTTCAAATTACTATACCAGCACTGCCGAAACAAGATGAAccgaaattgaataaaaaagagAAGTTCATTGGAGCACAACCGAATAGACCAGCAGGACTTCTCAATCTGTTGCCGAAACCTACTTTCGGTAGCTTCAGTAAAAAAGCGACTTCGATTGCTACTGATGCCCATGCTTCTACAGCAACCGCTAAAACCAAACAGTCCAACGGATTTATACCGCATTCAGTCGCAAAAGTTGCTGCAACTTCGAAGAAAATCATACAAAAACCTGCAACTAACGACGACGGAAACAGTGGAAGCGACAGCAGCGATGATGACGACTATTTTTCATTCCACACAGAAACGAAATTGCCGGAAGTCAGCCAACAAGAAATAAATGCAATGGTTGCGAAAAAGGCTGCCGACATGAAAACGGCCACAACAACGTACCTACAGAGCATGGAACGACAGAATGTCGACATTGAAGCCGAAAGTGTCGAGAACGTATCCGAACAATCTCGTATCGATGATGAGGCACTAGCCGCACTTTGTGGTGCGAAGAGAGCGAGACGTGGCGATGGACCGAGTGTAGTCATCGAACTAACCGGCGATCAGGTGCTTCCGAATCGTGACGAATGGCTCAGAAATCAATTGCAATCGACAACCGAATATCAACCGAGAGGATTGGTGGACGAGGAACCGGCTGCAGGTACACGAAAGAAACATCAAATCACTTATTTGGCTCATCAAGCCAAAGCGAATGAACAGGAACTGCAAGCGATGTGGGCGGCCAATAGACATACACGCAGACAAACTCAAAATAAATacggattttaa
- the LOC119068433 gene encoding probable 28S ribosomal protein S23, mitochondrial: protein MASSRLEKIGTIFSRTTGLIRCNAMKMEDRPLWYDVYAAFPPPLEPRFDRPAPNISVKQIFYEEDVVRAKYHKLMRNVTVNLSDNQNQTQTQLFIEAYNQIKSQGALDDDKIVEVAQDIVRDKLKERYESRRESVGLVKSFEVATEEKKETEQPKVKVDFKNIFE, encoded by the exons ATGGCTAGCAGTCGTTTGGAGAAAATTGGGACGATATTCTCAAG AACTACTGGTTTGATTCGATGTAATGCAATGAAAATGGAAGACCGGCCACTTTGGTATGATGTGTATGCAGCATTCCCACCGCCACTAGAACCTCGATTCGATAGACCAGCACCGAATATCAGTGTGAAGCAAATATTTTACGAAGAGGATGTTGTTAGAGC GAAATACCATAAGTTAATGAGAAACGTCACCGTCAATCTATCGGACAATCAAAACCAAACGCAAACCCAATTGTTCATCGAAGCGTACAACCAGATCAAAAGCCAGGGTGCACTGGATGacgataaaattgttgaagtgGCACAAGACATTGTCAGGGACAAACTGAAAGAACGGTATGAGAGTCGAAGGGAATCTGTCGGGTTGGTGAAAAGTTTCGAAGTAGCAACCGAAGAAAAGAAAGAGACGGAGCAGCCGAAAGTGAAGGTGgattttaagaatatttttgagtAA
- the LOC119068436 gene encoding diphosphomevalonate decarboxylase produces the protein MEEVITATCIAPINIAVVKYWGKRDDKLILPVNDSISGTLSTDQLCAKTTIAASPTYTETKYWLNGIEGDYKSNVRMKNVIKAMKKLAKKKCPKNKALKYKLHICSINNFPTAAGLASSAAGYSCLVYTLAQLYGIDNEDLTPIARVGSGSACRSLNGGFVHWLKGVSPTGEDSVAVQLCDENYWPEMRVLIIVVNEGKKAVSSTSGMSSTTTTSELFNYRIMKCVPERVRLMKKAIAERNFKDFGELTMKDSNQFHAVCLDTYPPCVYMTDVSHRIAAIIHGYNKNAGETCVAYTFDAGPNVCVYLLEKEVRRFVTMLAAFFPCDAYDEGKFVRGIPIKYLSKISEEYMTNLGGSSYIERDRVKYIIHTKLGSGPKRLDDPDDSLLGADGLPKANPKVQSSIEQEASAPPCEPHEVPPENVMYLGVPWGPQWAEQWLAQWGKPNGASWGGHGFPFGAPPGIAIKMDAALMSKVKIESTESSKSTSSSNESDDATTSAERPDRQNAFQDLESKASTLNKLMDVDVEMNRMNQ, from the exons ATGGAAGAAGTGATAACAGCAACATGCATTGCACCGATAAATATTGCGGTCGTAAAATATT GGGGAAAACGAGATGATAAACTGATACTACCAGTGAATGATTCAATTAGCGGTACCTTGTCTACGGATCAG TTATGTGCAAAGACAACAATCGCAGCATCTCCAACATACACCGAGACCAAATATTGGTTGAATGGAATCGAAGGCGACTACAAATCGAACGtacgaatgaaaaatgttatcaAAGCAA TGAAAAAATTGGCAAAGAAAAAATGTCCAAAGAATAAAGCCTTGAAGTACAAATTGCACATATGTTCTATCAACAATTTTCCAACGGCAGCTGGTTTAGCGTCTAGTGCGGCTGGATATTCATGCTTAG TTTACACATTGGCCCAATTGTACGGAATAGACAATGAAGATTTAACACCAATAGCCCGAGTGGGTAGCGGTTCAGCGTGTCGAAGTCTGAACGGCGGCTTTGTACATTGGCTGAAAGGTGTCAGTCCGACCGGTGAGGATTCGGTGGCCGTGCAGCTATGCGATGAAAACTATTGGCCCGAAATGCGAGTGTTGATCATTGTCGTGAACGAAGGGAAAAAGGCGGTCAGCTCAACGAGTGGCATGAGTTCGACGACCACCACATCGGAATTGTTCAATTATCGGATTATGAAATGCGTTCCGGAACGCGTTCGATTGATGAAGAAG GCGATTGCTGAACGAAATTTCAAGGACTTTGGTGAACTGACAATGAAAGACAGCAATCAGTTCCATGCAGTTTGCTTAGACACTTATCCTCCGTGTGTTTATATGACGGACGTTTCGCATAGGATAGCCGCTATAATCCACGGATACAATAAGAACGCTGGTGAAACTTGT GTGGCATACACATTTGACGCTGGTCCGAACGTTTGCGTTTATTTGTTGGAAAAAGAAGTTCGTAGATTCGTTACCATGTTGGCTGCCTTCTTTCCTTGCGATGCATACGACGAAGGGAAATTCGTTCGTGGCATTCCAATCAAATATCTTAGTAAAATATCAGAAGAG TATATGACAAATCTGGGAGGATCTTCGTACATAGAACGGGATAGAGTCAAATATatcattcatacaaaattagGCAGCGGTCCGAAAAGACTCGATGATCCAGATGATTCGCTGCTGGGCGCAGATGGTTTACCGAAAGCAAATCCAAAAGTACAATCTAGTATTGAACAAGAGGCAAGCGCTCCGCCGTGCGAACCGCACGAGGTTCCACCAGAAAATGTTATGTATTTGGGAGTACCATGGGGACCGCAATGGGCCGAACAATGGCTGGCGCAATGGG GTAAACCAAATGGTGCCTCCTGGGGAGGACATGGATTCCCGTTTGGTGCTCCGCCAGgtattgcaataaaaatggATGCGGCTTTAATGTCAAAAGTGAAAATCGAGTCAACCGAATCTTCCAAATCGACGTCTTCATCGAATGAATCGGACGATGCAACGACGTCGGCCGAACGACCAGATCGTCAAAATGCCTTCCAAGATTTAGAATCGAAAGCATCaacgttgaataaattaatggACGTGGACGTCGAAATGAACCGAATGAATCAATAG
- the LOC119068430 gene encoding WD repeat-containing protein 37 yields MPLDSSSTMSGKSSKMSKRTSRLSSLIEDSSSVSNVADARARLHLLFSQIEKEFDLLYLENIALQEKLDSLSGNQPTSERYHQELYEADPQTSKSFKSKLGAAGNKVSQSKASHKLRAQTSRIVSSFKAQQSVVSSIVRNFSGHKDGVWQVTAKTGQPIIGSASADHTCCIWGVESGRCLLQYQGHSGSVNSIKFHPNKDLVLTASGDGSAHIWQGAVNWEVPSRKGNSSEEELDDEDDPVDERERVDVLRTPLCEFSGPNSHTSVVVAADWLPGGDQIVTASWDRSAILWDVETKEPVQSLNHDCELTHTSSHQSQRLVVTASRDSTFRLWDFRDAIPAVSVFQGHTESVTSAVFTRDDKVVSGSDDRTVKIWELRNMRSALTTIRTDSSVNRLAVSNNGVIAIPHDNRHIRLFDLNGQRVARLPRTSRQGHRRMVSSVAWSEDIGATCNLFSCGFDRVVLGWSISLPKEN; encoded by the exons atgccaTTGGACAGTAGTAGTACAATGTCGGGcaaatcatcgaaaatgtcGAAACGGACATCAAGGCTGTCCAGCTTGATCGAAGATTCCTCATCCGTTTCCAACGTAGCTGATGCTCGAGCCCGACTTCATTTACTGTTTTCGCAAATCGAAAAAGAGTTCGATCTGCTCTATCTAGAAAATATTGCAC TCCAAGAAAAACTGGATTCGTTGAGTGGCAATCAGCCGACGAGTGAACGATATCACCAAGAACTGTACGAAGCTGATCCACAGACTAGCAAAAGTTTCAAATCGAAATTGGGAGCAGCGGGTAACAAAGTTAGTCAGTCAAAAGCTAGTCATAAACTCCGGGCTCAGACCAGCCGCATCGTGTCCAGCTTCAAAGCCCAACAATCAGTTGTTAGTTCAATTGTTAGGAATTTTAGCGGTCATAAGGATGGCGTTTGGCAGGTCACAGCAAAGACGGGACAACCGATTATTGGATCGGCTTCAGCTGATCATACCTGCTGTATATGGGGCGTGGAAAGCGGACGATGTTTACTGCAATATCAAGGACATTCGGGCTCTGTAAATTCTATAAAGTTTCATCCGAATAAGGATCTCGTGTTAACGGCTAGTGGTGATGGATCGGCACATATATGGCAG gGAGCCGTCAATTGGGAAGTGCCTTCACGTAAAGGTAATTCATCGGAAGAAGAATTGGACGATGAAGATGATCCAGTTGACGAACGTGAACGTGTCGACGTTCTACGAACTCCTTTATGTGAATTTTCCGGTCCCAATTCGCATACATCAGTCGTTGTGGCAGCGGATTGGCTACCTGGCGGCGATCAGATCGTAACTGCCAGCTGGGACCGATCCGCTATTTTGTGGGATGTTGAAACCAAGGAACCGGTACAGTCGTTAAACCATGATTGTGAATTGACACACACATCGTCCCATCAGAGTCAACGGTTGGTAGTCACAG CATCGCGTGATTCAACATTTCGGTTATGGGATTTTAGGGACGCAATTCCTGCCGTTTCAGTATTTCAAGGACACACAGA AAGTGTTACATCTGCAGTATTTACTCGTGATGACAAAGTTGTGTCCGGCTCAGATGATCGGACCGTTAAAATCTGGGAATTGAGAAACATGAGGTCAGCATTGACGACAATTCGTACAGATTCGTCAGTAAACCGATTAGCCGTATCAAATAATGGCGTTATTGCCATTCCTCACGACAATCGTCACATTCGACTGTTCGATCTGAATGGTCAACGGGTTGCGCGGTTACCACGAACCAGCCGACAG GGTCACCGTCGCATGGTTTCATCCGTTGCTTGGAGTGAAGATATCGGTGCCActtgcaatttattttcgtgtgGCTTCGATCGTGTGGTCCTTGGCTGGTCGATCAGTTTACCGAAAGAGAATTGA